The stretch of DNA CGGGTCGCGCAGGCGCGGCAGCTCCACCAGCAGGTCGCGCTTGACGGTGCCGGGGCGGTAGGTCATCACCACGATGCGGTCGGCCAGGTAAATCGCCTCCTCGATCGAGTGGGTGACGAAGATGATGGTCTTTTTCAGCTCGGCCCAGATGCGCAGCAGCTCGTCCTGCAGGTTGCGCCGGGTCAGCGCATCGAGCGCGCCGAACGGTTCGTCCATCAGCATGATCGGCGAATCGAGCGCCAGCACGCGGGCGATCGCCACCCGCTGCCGCATGCCGCCGGACAGGTCTTTCGGATAGCGGTTGCGGAAATCCTGCAGCGATAGCATGGTCAGCAGCTTGTCGACCGTGGCGTCGATCTGCTCCCTGGGCTGGCCCTTGATCTGCAAGCCGAAGGCGACGTTGTCGGCCACCGTCATCCACGGAAACAGCGC from Duganella dendranthematis encodes:
- a CDS encoding ABC transporter ATP-binding protein, translated to MNAHIVVSQVNKVFQTAEREVVALKDINLEIPQGQFVCLLGPSGCGKSTLLNAVAGFAPPSSGSITADGKLVTAPGPERGMVFQEYALFPWMTVADNVAFGLQIKGQPREQIDATVDKLLTMLSLQDFRNRYPKDLSGGMRQRVAIARVLALDSPIMLMDEPFGALDALTRRNLQDELLRIWAELKKTIIFVTHSIEEAIYLADRIVVMTYRPGTVKRDLLVELPRLRDPAAAEFNALKRELGQLVMEEQQRHHRDELRMAAVD